The proteins below come from a single Alligator mississippiensis isolate rAllMis1 chromosome 2, rAllMis1, whole genome shotgun sequence genomic window:
- the ANKRD9 gene encoding ankyrin repeat domain-containing protein 9: MPWNVKWLNGYSSRQAQSQSQKQCKKSSFAFYQAVRDLLPVWLLEDMRTMEAFHWEGGKVSTYSPSEALLYALVHNHQPYAQYLLNKFPQSALAIPSPSFSCCQSLAPHLAMAVRYNRIHILLRILKAIRDFPESDRISYLDCSGCSRVEGGKTALHVACELVRPECLILLLGHGASPCLHDSSGNTPLDILLQQISQTPAVNLRTKLLSLDSLFLFMPQELQFPMKQQLLDNQQPWQELLGENRYQWLAGLSPPSLFISAMRILIGTISPEQFPEALEDLPLPNFLKPLDLKLKS, encoded by the coding sequence ATGCCCTGGAATGTCAAATGGCTGAATGGCTACAGCAGCCGCCaggcccagtcccagtcccagaagCAATGCAAGAAATCTTCCTTTGCCTTCTACCAGGCAGTGAGGGACCTGCTGCCAGTGTGGCTCCTGGAGGACATGAGGACAATGGAGGCCTTCCATTGGGAAGGTGGCAAGGTGAGCACCTACTCTCCCTCCGAGGCCCTCCTCTATGCACTGGTACATAACCACCAGCCCTATGCCCAGTACCTGCTGAACAAGTTTCCCCAGAGCGCTCTggccatccccagccccagcttcagctgCTGTCAGTCACTGGCTCCTCACCTGGCCATGGCAGTTCGTTATAACCGCATCCACATCCTGCTCAGGATCCTCAAAGCCATCAGAGACTTCCCAGAAAGCGACCGAATTAGCTACCTGGACTGCAGTGGATGCAGCCGTGTGGAGGGTGGTAAAACTGCCTTGCATGTGGCCTGTGAACTGGTGAGACCTGAGTGTTTAATCCTGTTGCTGGGACACGGTGCTTCGCCTTGCTTACATGACAGCTCTGGGAACACCCCTTTGGACATCTTGCTCCAGCAGATTTCCCAGACCCCAGCAGTAAACCTGCGCACCAAGCTGCTCTCACTGGACTCCCTTTTCCTCTTCATGCCTCAGGAGCTCCAGTTTCCAATGAAACAACAATTGCTGGACAATCAGCAGCCTTGGCAAGAACTCTTGGGAGAGAACAGATATCAGTGGCTGGCAGGCTTATCCCCCCCCTCTCTGTTCATTAGTGCTATGCGCATCTTAATCGGGACCATATCACCCGAACAATTCCCAGAGGCACTGGAGGATCTGCCCTTGCCAAACTTCCTGAAGCCACTGGACTTGAAGCTGAAGAGTTAG